One genomic window of Clostridium taeniosporum includes the following:
- a CDS encoding PqqD family protein, with protein MKKKNINYLDYVPVRNPKFTWESIENDIVVVEVIRTGIFDKIAQKIFKVPRKSEIKLDQHGSFVWNCIDDIKNIGEIAETVKKNFDDDDKVFYQRLIKFFEILKNNKFVIYKDLNK; from the coding sequence TTGAAGAAAAAAAATATAAATTATTTAGATTATGTACCAGTTAGAAATCCTAAATTTACCTGGGAATCTATAGAAAATGATATTGTAGTTGTAGAGGTAATACGAACTGGTATATTTGATAAAATAGCACAAAAAATATTTAAAGTGCCTCGAAAAAGCGAAATAAAACTAGACCAGCATGGAAGCTTTGTTTGGAATTGCATTGATGATATAAAAAATATTGGAGAAATAGCAGAAACGGTTAAAAAAAATTTTGATGATGATGATAAAGTATTCTATCAAAGATTAATTAAATTTTTTGAAATACTAAAAAACAATAAGTTTGTTATATATAAAGATTTAAATAAATGA
- a CDS encoding OPT family oligopeptide transporter produces the protein MEKNKEFKPFISADKVLPEFTITSILLGILLAVIFGAANAYLGLRVGMTVSASIPAAVISMGVIRIILRKDSILENNLVQTIGSAGESVAAGAIFTLPVIFIWMKKWGQAAPSLFEISIIALCGGILGVLFMIPLRKALIVKEHGVLPYPEGTACAEVLLAGEEGGTKATAVFAGLGISAIYKFIGDGLKIFPSRVHYEISSYKGSAVGMDVLPALIGVGYICGPKISSYMFAGGIIGWIAILPLISLFGGSSVFYPATVPISALGSFELWANYLKYIGAGAVAAGGIISLVKSLPLIVTTFIQAIKDFSGNQSDKKLSRTDKDIPMSIVLILIVLTIIMIGLVPAVPVSFGGAILIALFGFFFATVSSRLVGLVGSSNNPVSGMAIATLLITTMILKATGNIGQKGMLSAIAIGSVICIIAAIAGDTSQDLKTGYIVGSTPYKQQIGELIGVTISALTIGGVLYLLNSAWGYGSAELPAPQATLMKMVVEGVMNGNLPWNLVFIGVGIAVAVEILGIPVLPFAVGLYLPIHLSSAIMVGGIVRLYFEKKKKISKEKRKDAIDRGILYTSGLIAGEGLVGILLAILAIININGKSIGKIIDLSSKISLGNIGALIAFLILVLTLFKFSIWNKDKKQA, from the coding sequence ATGGAAAAAAACAAAGAATTTAAGCCATTTATATCGGCTGATAAAGTATTACCTGAGTTTACAATTACTTCAATATTATTAGGAATACTTTTGGCTGTTATTTTTGGAGCTGCTAATGCCTATTTAGGATTAAGAGTTGGTATGACAGTATCAGCTTCAATACCAGCAGCGGTTATCTCAATGGGAGTTATAAGAATTATATTAAGAAAAGATTCTATTTTAGAAAACAATTTGGTACAAACTATAGGTTCAGCAGGTGAATCTGTTGCAGCAGGTGCAATCTTTACTCTACCTGTAATATTTATATGGATGAAAAAGTGGGGACAAGCTGCTCCTTCTCTTTTTGAAATTTCAATTATAGCATTATGTGGTGGAATACTTGGAGTATTATTTATGATACCACTAAGAAAAGCACTTATTGTTAAAGAACATGGAGTATTACCATATCCTGAAGGAACTGCTTGTGCAGAGGTTTTATTAGCTGGAGAAGAAGGTGGAACTAAAGCAACAGCTGTATTTGCAGGACTTGGTATTTCAGCTATTTACAAATTTATAGGAGATGGACTTAAAATATTTCCAAGTAGAGTTCATTATGAAATTTCTTCTTATAAAGGATCAGCAGTTGGAATGGATGTATTACCAGCTCTTATTGGTGTTGGATACATATGTGGACCTAAAATATCATCATATATGTTTGCAGGTGGTATAATAGGTTGGATTGCAATACTACCTTTAATTAGCTTATTTGGTGGAAGTTCAGTTTTTTATCCAGCAACAGTTCCAATTAGTGCATTAGGTTCATTTGAACTTTGGGCAAACTATTTAAAATACATAGGAGCAGGAGCCGTGGCTGCTGGAGGTATTATTAGTTTGGTTAAATCATTGCCTTTAATAGTCACAACTTTTATTCAAGCAATCAAAGATTTTTCTGGAAATCAATCTGATAAAAAATTATCTAGGACAGATAAAGATATACCTATGAGCATAGTTTTAATTTTAATAGTACTTACTATAATTATGATAGGATTAGTTCCAGCCGTTCCAGTTTCATTTGGTGGAGCAATATTAATTGCATTATTTGGATTCTTCTTTGCAACTGTATCATCAAGACTTGTTGGATTAGTTGGAAGTAGTAATAACCCAGTATCTGGTATGGCAATAGCTACATTACTTATAACAACTATGATTTTAAAAGCAACAGGAAATATTGGACAAAAAGGTATGCTATCTGCTATAGCAATTGGATCAGTAATATGCATAATTGCAGCAATAGCTGGAGATACCTCACAAGATTTAAAAACTGGTTATATTGTAGGATCTACTCCATATAAACAACAAATTGGTGAACTAATAGGAGTTACAATTTCTGCATTAACAATCGGTGGAGTACTTTATTTATTAAACTCAGCATGGGGATATGGATCAGCAGAGCTTCCAGCACCACAAGCAACATTAATGAAAATGGTTGTAGAAGGAGTTATGAATGGAAATCTACCATGGAATTTAGTATTTATAGGTGTAGGTATTGCAGTTGCAGTTGAAATACTTGGAATTCCGGTATTACCATTTGCTGTTGGATTATACTTACCAATTCATTTAAGTTCAGCAATTATGGTTGGTGGTATTGTAAGATTATACTTTGAAAAGAAGAAAAAAATAAGTAAAGAAAAGAGAAAAGATGCAATTGATAGAGGTATTTTATATACTTCAGGACTTATTGCCGGAGAAGGATTAGTAGGTATACTCCTTGCTATATTGGCAATAATTAATATTAATGGAAAATCAATAGGTAAAATTATAGATTTATCATCAAAAATATCTTTAGGTAATATTGGTGCTCTAATTGCATTTTTAATTTTAGTATTAACTTTATTTAAATTCTCAATTTGGAATAAAGATAAAAAACAAGCTTAA
- a CDS encoding HepT-like ribonuclease domain-containing protein gives MVYYKYKKEKLEENFSESKVFLFRIRECLERSPNSEDEIVDEAMISYFNSFCEFIIDMCETYLVSTDNFIPNKSGPDIVQLSSDFGFISKEDSKKLQGIIKLRNRYVHDYYQRKLSRNRILDMCRKEMKTLDMFLETSTEKITLVLK, from the coding sequence ATGGTTTATTATAAATACAAAAAAGAAAAGTTAGAAGAAAATTTTTCTGAAAGTAAAGTTTTTTTATTTAGAATACGCGAATGTTTAGAAAGAAGTCCAAATAGTGAAGATGAAATAGTTGATGAAGCTATGATTTCTTATTTTAATTCTTTTTGCGAATTTATAATTGATATGTGTGAAACTTATTTAGTTTCTACTGATAATTTTATACCAAATAAATCTGGGCCTGACATAGTTCAATTATCTAGTGACTTTGGATTTATCTCTAAAGAAGATTCAAAGAAACTTCAAGGAATTATCAAATTAAGAAATAGATATGTACACGACTATTATCAAAGAAAGTTATCAAGAAATAGAATTTTAGATATGTGTAGAAAAGAAATGAAAACTTTAGATATGTTTCTTGAAACATCTACTGAGAAAATAACTTTAGTTTTAAAATAA
- a CDS encoding YjdF family protein translates to MNKVTSKLTVFFEEPFWVGIYEYISDGTLKISKITFGQEPKDYEVYDFILKNLYRLRYSSPIITESNRAERKLNPKRMKRLINKQLKNTGVGTKSQQALKLQHEQNKLERKSFNKQKKEDKKNRKFQLKQQKKKAKHRGK, encoded by the coding sequence ATGAACAAAGTAACGTCAAAACTAACTGTATTTTTTGAGGAACCATTTTGGGTTGGAATTTATGAATATATTTCAGATGGTACACTAAAAATTTCTAAAATAACTTTTGGACAAGAGCCTAAAGATTATGAAGTATATGACTTTATCCTAAAAAATTTGTATAGATTACGTTATAGTTCACCTATTATTACAGAATCAAATCGTGCTGAACGTAAATTGAATCCTAAACGTATGAAAAGATTGATTAATAAACAACTTAAAAATACTGGTGTAGGAACAAAATCTCAACAGGCATTAAAGTTACAGCATGAACAAAACAAATTAGAAAGAAAATCTTTTAATAAACAAAAAAAGGAAGATAAAAAGAACAGAAAATTTCAGTTAAAACAACAAAAAAAGAAAGCAAAACATAGAGGAAAATAA
- a CDS encoding nucleotidyltransferase domain-containing protein, with product MDRVKLSDCTLNLSNLKNIICIGTFGSYNEDCFDKNRSDIDIMILSIKELEWADELEIEDYLVRILQNHFQHDNIHLTFINGFVYPFGELLINSNDKIIILKEKYLDYILGYSTFKRDREYLEIIREENLKNLKEYRNGLL from the coding sequence ATGGATAGAGTTAAATTATCTGATTGTACATTAAATTTAAGTAATCTAAAAAACATTATATGTATTGGTACTTTTGGAAGTTATAATGAAGATTGTTTTGATAAAAACAGAAGTGATATAGATATTATGATTCTATCTATTAAAGAACTAGAATGGGCAGACGAACTGGAAATTGAAGATTATTTAGTGCGTATTTTACAAAATCATTTTCAACATGATAATATACATCTAACATTTATAAATGGTTTTGTTTATCCATTTGGCGAACTACTTATAAATAGTAATGATAAAATAATTATTTTAAAAGAAAAATATTTAGATTATATCTTGGGCTATTCTACTTTTAAAAGAGATAGGGAATACTTGGAAATAATACGAGAAGAAAATTTAAAAAATTTAAAGGAGTATAGAAATGGTTTATTATAA